The window TCGATTTTAATGCCGACCCAGAAAAGACCAAAGCAATCATAGCCGACTCGGATAATCTCACGCAGCAAGCCCTAGTGTCATTGCTGGGCGACCCAAGCACCACACCAAAACTCATTCATGTTAGCCTAGAAAGCAACCAACATCCTGAGCGCAAACCTGTCGGCAAGCGCTATGAATACAGCGCCGAGGACTTGCCAAAACTCACAGCAGCAGATCAAGAAGAATTTTTGAGTACGCTCAACAAAGCTTACGACCAAATACTTTCAAAGTAAGCACTAGTTGGCTGCATGACCATAGATCACGAACTGCCTTACATTCCCCCAGCGTCTAGTGTTGACATATTGAGCGATGAGGCCCTGAGGGCAGGGGCACGGAACGTTGCCGAATCAAGCAGACCGCGCGAAGGCTTTCCTGGCCTTATTGCCGGTTATCCAAATAGGCGTTTATATATGTCTCGTGAAGATGTTCTTGCAGCTACTATGTCCGAAGAGGTCCATGAACTGTCTGACGGTACGCTGACCAAGATTCATCGAATCTACCTTACGCCCGGACACGACACCGCGAGCCAAAGCCGTCAAGACTTTTTGTCTAATCCGGACAACACAGGCAATCTTCTTTACCCACCTGTTGCGGATATCACGACCGGCAGTGATAAAAAAGTCGCGCCGCAGGCTTTCCGGCGGTGGCTTGATATGGGGTTTCGGGTATTCGATCAGCATGACAGAGTTTTGCCAGGAACATATGAACGGGTCATACAGCTACTAGGCTTAAGATCTCAGGGCAATTACGGCACAAAACTCGGTATGCCAGTCGGCAACGGTACCTTTGCGAGCCCTGGCTCGCACCCCGCAAGTGACCCTTTTATTCTTATGCGACTGGCTGATGGCGACCTTGCCACATTAGTCTCTGGCCATCCGCCAACAGAGCAATCCCATGAGGTATGGGTGCCGCCTGGGGGCTTCGGCTCAAGAGAAGATGTCGTTGAGGGTCGATATTCTTCGTGGCAGGCAGCCGTCCGACTTTGTCTGAGGAAAACGGGCTTTGACATCAGGGAATTTCCTCACATGCCCGTGCATGCCGAACTAGCTCTCAGCTCCCCCACAACAATAAACAGCATTCTTATCCCGGAAAGCCATATGGTGGAAGCTCCATTTAGCGAGAATGCTAAAGTTTTGGATGAGATTCCAACCGGGATAGATGTCCAGGGTGCTCAATGGCTATCCGTGCGGGCATTATTACGCCTCAACAATGGCATGCGTCGCCAGGGGCAAGCATCCGAACTCGATCAAGCAGCCCAACCCGACCATATCTACTGGGATACCCACATGCGCGGATTAATCGCAGCCGTGAATGCTCTTCGCACCGAAAGCCATTTGGTACACTGAGCCACTTCAACAAAGTGCTCCGCTCTTACTTTCTTGCATCCTGCGTGGTCGCCCTGAAACACAAAAAGGTTGCTCTTTTTTTCAGGAGGTGGGGTATCATGCATTTATGTACGAAGATCTAGCATATGCCATCGAGAAACTACTCGCCGAGCAGGAGGTGGTTGTCGTAGCAATATCGGGCCATGGTGGCTCCGGCAAATCGACCCTAGCCGATAAGCTGGCGCGCCAATTCGGGGTAGCCGATAATCAAATCATTCGAACCGATGGCCTGCACGCAAAGAGTTATATGCAAGCAAAAGACCTTTTTGACCATCACGACTGGGCAACCATCATGGACATCATGTCGAATGCCCGCACCAGTGAGCGCCTGAAATACCTAAAGCGTAACGACAAAGAAATAGAGAGCATAGTTGATGAGCCGCGCCCACGAGTAGTCATATTCGAAGGCATTCGCCTACTGCGCCCAGGGATAATGCCCTTTGTAGACATCAGCGTTTGGATAGATTGCCCCATAGACCTAGCTACCGCCCGCGCCAAAGAAAGAAATCGTCAGCAGGGTGACAGTGAAGCCGAAATTGCACTATGGGATACCAAATGGGGCCCCGAAGGCAAGCTTTACGTAGAGCAAGTTTCGCCACACAAAATCGCGAGCTTTATATACACCGAATATATCTAGCGTAATTGATGCACTTGATTTGCTACAATTACCTCAATGACTGTAAAACATACTTTTTCTGCCATGCTTCAGCCAACCAACCATGCCTGTACACAGGCTGCTACGGCAATGCTGCTCAGTCATTACGACACTAGCGCAACTGTTGCACAAGTTATGAAAGAATCCCCCACCCATAAGAATGACAATGGTGACGAGGCAGGATCAAGCATGCAGCAACTGGCGGTCTATTGCCTAGAACAGGGATACGAAGTTGAACTCTATAGCTTTGATGCAATAATCCTAGATCTAAGCTGGGGTGGTTTGTCCAATCAAAAACTGCTCGAAAAACTAGAGAAGA is drawn from Verrucomicrobiia bacterium and contains these coding sequences:
- a CDS encoding AAA family ATPase, producing the protein MYEDLAYAIEKLLAEQEVVVVAISGHGGSGKSTLADKLARQFGVADNQIIRTDGLHAKSYMQAKDLFDHHDWATIMDIMSNARTSERLKYLKRNDKEIESIVDEPRPRVVIFEGIRLLRPGIMPFVDISVWIDCPIDLATARAKERNRQQGDSEAEIALWDTKWGPEGKLYVEQVSPHKIASFIYTEYI